The DNA sequence gacaaatgaCACCGAGGGagtttaattttcttcgttATGTTAAATCTGagtatacaaatattttatatgggCGTGGTATCGTTAATCGATACACTACACGTGATTACCATTTTCACTCTTACATGCAATTACCAAAATCCCACCACCACCTTCCGCCGTTGCCTACTCCTTTCCTTCGGCTTCGCAAacttcaaatatttcaattggGTGATGGCGGCTTACGGTGCTGCGATTTCTCTCAGGGATACCATTCAGACTATTCTACAATCGTCTCGCATCACGCTGGCTCCTCCCTCTCCACAAATCTTACAACCCGCCTACGATGCCATGGTTGACTTGCAGAAAGCTCTGCTAAAATTGGACGAGACGAGCTGCAGCAAGATCAGGACGAAGGTGAATGCTTTGGACGAACGAATCAAAGAGGCCGTGTGGGAATTCGAGGATTTACTCGAATCTCATGTGTATCAACAGATTCTTCCACAACTCGAAGGTCACTATTCATTCTCAGTAGATCTGCTGAGTCTCCGACAGAGTGTTGATTGCTTCATCCAGAGGGTGGCTGTGATGGAGGCGGAGTTCGATACGGAACTGCTCAATATGCctgaagaagaaggtgaacCTCTTTCCTCAAGAATTGATTTTCATGGAATCGACTCAAACATGGTTGGATTATCCCAAGAATTTGAGAACTTAAGGGATTATCTTCTTCATAAAATGGAAGGGAAGTACTTTGAAATAACGGGGATGGCAGGGGTCGGAAAGACAACATTTgctaagaaattatttgacgaTCCATCACTTAAGAGTCATTTCGAGCTTCGAGTATGGGTTAAAGTGGGCAGAAAATGTGAATGTAATGAAATATTACGATGCATTCTAGCTCAAGTGGATCGCGACCAAAAGCTTACCCAAGGAGACGAAGACGGCGATAAGAAATTAGTTGGACTCTTGGAAGAGAGGTTGAAGGataagaaatgtttcattgtgttggatgatgtATGGAAATGGGACGCGCAAGTTATGGATAACTTGTCACAAGATAATGTCCGAATCTTGATAACAAGCAGGGAAAATTTAGAAGAATGCCAAATCGGGTGTACACTACGCTTGTTGAACgaagaagaaagtaagaaaTTACTTGGCAAGAAGGTGTTCGGTGAAGATGGTTTTCCTCCTCACCTTGATGAATTAGGAGAGAAGATTGCCAAAAAGTGTGAAGGTCTTCCACTTATGATAGTCATAGTTGCAGAGTTCCTATCTAAAGAAGAAACAACCAAAGAATATTGGACTGAGGTAACTGAAAGACAACATAATTCAGTATTCGTGGATGCATATGATAATATCGCAGAGGTACTTTTCCCAAGCTATGACTACTTACCTCAAAAATTGAAGATGTTATTTCTGTATTTGGGAGCTTACCCTGCATATACTAATATTCACCCGCACATCATCTTAAACCAGTTGAGTACTGAGGGGTTTCTTGAATCTTTTGGTAAACAAATTTTGGGTGATATTTTGGATGGAGAAACTTTTGATTATCTTTTGCGCGAATGTCTGGCACACCTTGCTTCCCGGTACCACCTCATTTTACTCAATCTCACTTTACATTCTTGGTTTTCAAAGCAAATGTGTCGTGTGCATTCTTGTTGGCAGCACTTTTGTAAGAAAGAAGCAACTCGGATTAagtttttgcatgttttacaAAGCTATGATGATGTTGTGAAAGATCAACGTCGGTTGTGTGCCCATTGCATCTCTTTATTTTCCTTCGAAGAAGTgtgtgaaaatataaaaaatgattgtgCATCCAATGTGCGTTCTCTCCTTTGTGTTGGTCCTTACCACGAATATGCTATGCCAATACATGTAATGGATTTCAAGTTGCTCAAGGTACTAGAAACTGGAAGTGTCCGATTTTATCATTTCCCACTTGAAATATTCAAACTAATTTGTCTAAAGTACCTTTGCCTAACCTGCAACAAAGATATCCCGGTTTCTATATCCAACCTTTTTCACCTTCAATTCTTGATTATCTATCcacatatgaaaattaaaaaacatggAGCTCTGTCATGTATGCCAGTGGAAGTATGGGACATGCAAGAACTACGATATGTTAACGTGTGGGGAAAAGACCTACCGACCCCTGATTCTTCTATTGCTGCATTGGATAGACTTTTCGGTCTTTATGGTGTGAGTGCAAAGAGTTGCACAAGAGAAATTCTCAAGAGAATCCCTTATTTAAAGACTTTAGAGATTGTGGTAGAATTGCATCCTTCTGACGAAGATGATGATAGAAACACATTGAGTAACTTGGGTTATATATCAGAGGAACTCAGGTATCTGGAAATGATTCATTATATTGTGACATATCCTGATATTAAGCGTGAGTTTATGGTTCCTCTTTCAATGTTCCCATCAAGTCTGAGAAGGTTGGATTTGAGAGGCTTGGGGTGTCCATGGAAGCACATGAATGACATTGGTTCGATGCTACCAAATCTTGTGCATCTCGCTTTAAATGGCTATGCCTTTCGAGGCCCCGAGTGGAATATAGAATCAGGGAGTTTTTTGAAACTTGAGGGAGTTGAAATTGAGGACACTGATTTGGTGCGATGGAGAGCTCAGCGAGGAAGTCTCCTAAGCCTTAACCTCCTAAGCATTCGTCATTGCTACAAATTACAACAACTCAATTGGACGCGTGATCCCTCAATGGTTGCCACTGCAATTGAGTTAGTTGAGTGCAATCCCTTAGCCGTCGCTTCTGCCATGCAATTAAAGCCTGAATATATGTTTCAAATTCGTTCTCACTCTTCTTTTTGATATCAAGGTTAATAGGTTAGTCTTCCTATTCCCtttaattttcacaaaacCACATGAATTCACTTATTTCATAACTTAAAATGCTTGTGCTTGTAAGTGTTCTGGTTATATTGTATTGCAGATGTGTGTTTTAGGTTGTTGGTTGCTTTTGTTCTTACTAGTTCATCTATTAATGAGATTCTGATCTCTCAAATGGGAGAGGTTTAAATTCACGTAAcatgttttgaatatttataacgATCACAtgttatattaatttagtagtatcattttttagGAAATGTGAGGGCAAAAGTTGCCAGATAGCAAGGTATGATTTATTTCAATTGTATTAGTATCAGCATGTTTTTTCTTAAGATAAGCATATTGatttgttggattttgttgaGGTTTATAAAACCCAAATAAAATTACTGTAACCGACACTTCTGTGAGTTAATTTGTGTGAAAAATACTAAAGACAACCGTGGTAAAGTTTCATAGAAATTAGGAAACAATATGTGATAAATAAGtaggaaaatatatttgattatgtttTAGCATGTTGGTTTGCATGTTGTAGAAAACTCACTACAAGAGCAATGTTACTCCCTGCGACCACAATTATGTGtctcacatttccttttttcgtCCGTCTACAATTAAGtgtctcatttactttttactacttttggtaatggaccacacatttcattaactcgtctcactcacatttcattataaaactagcTTAAGTGTTCACATTAATTATGTAGGAGTTTATTCACTTCTAATTCAAAAAATGGTTGACATACTAGAGAAAGAGTGATAAGCTTATTTGTGTCACCTATTTTCGATCAAATTCAATAGATAAAATGGAACTTATCCGCATGTAAAGATGCTTTTGTTGCAGGGCCTAAGTTAAACAATGAAGGGATTTCCAATTGTGATTGAGACAAAGTTACTTATCTTAGAGCGCGTTACCTGCTCACATGTGCCGCGCGCGTGGTTACTGTTCTGCGGTTGGGAggaagtatttaataagaaactGTATCACAAACAAAGATATTCGAAAGGAGGACCGATGACAATGCCCAACTAACCGTAGATGTCAGGATAACATTAAGCTTTGCCTTGTTATACTTATTTAGGATTGTTGGTTGTTAGTACTGATCAAATGTGTGTGCTAATCAATTCTGCCTATTTGTTGGCTTATTTGTATTGCAATTTGCTTCCTTATCTATGCTATacttttttgctttttcctcataataatagtataaagctCAAGAAATTTAAGTGGAATGTTATATAATGAGACTTGATGCTAAAATCTAGAGTCTTTGCCTCATCTCAATGAAcatcaataacaaataaagATGAAATGTGATCAACACCCAATGATGGTACTGATGTCTGGGAAATCAATCCTCAACTTCTGAAATTCAAGTCCAAAGCAGCTACATGATTATATGATGATTTGTAAGTTTTATTAATGCCATTTTTAAAGCTCAGAGGCTTGCATTTGAGCGTTCAATTCACTCTAGAAGCTCTATGTTCAGATACTGTGGTACTTACCGTAGTCTGGAATGTCACAataatccttttttttctaGGCAATTGATTAATAGAtatttcctaaaaaataagtaaatagcAACTGGTTTTCACTTATACACTTTTTATTCCTAGGcaattaatggaatattaattagtgaaatctcaatgttttattgatttacGTACTGACGTGTATATTTAAATGGGTCAAGTAATAATACCCaatcacattaattaataaaaacaaaatagtaaaaagtattttgaaattagtTTAAGTTATAACCAATCACCCACAattacacaaaattaaactgaGATtgtaaatggtaaaaaaaaagttaaagttTGTTTTTACAATGATAGAAGTGATCTTCCAAATTCCAAAGTAAGATTTATGTAATAATTCGATCTAATGTGTAGATTTTGGTACTTCTGTCAagatatatttcatttataaatacttatCAAGTGAAGCTAGCATATCTCATCCAATTAATAATGCCTAGTCTTCCTCAATATATTCGATCTCATCTTTCCTTTTCAACTTTGGCATATATATTTAGGTATAATTCTTCGACATGTAGTGTATCTTGTGGAAAGTACAAGAATAGAGCTCTAGACATCATTATAAATGTActcatatgtatatatacaagaactaaaaagtactactacaaaaaataaaagtactcCTTTGTACTCcttctgttccatagtaatagaagcgtttcttttgggcacggagattaagaaaaattatgttaggtgagttaagtaaagagggaataaagtggaaaatgaaaaaggtagagagacgaagagagaaaaaagtaagagaaagtaaagtaggtgtggaaaaatgtattgacttttactaaaaagagaaatgactctattactatggaacataccaaaatggcaaaatgaccctattactatggaatggagggagtatatgttagAACTAAATGGCCCATAATGCAGGCCCAAGTATAAAAGCCCAATACGCACAAACCCGCCCAGCTGCCCCATCGGGTTTGACCCGCCCTCCAAACCCAGTCTTTACATTTTGCTAGTTCCTCAAATCTCATAAGAATAATTCTATTGTGATAATGGCAAATATATCcaaatttcttcctttttcaACTGATTATTTAAGTTGAAGACTTTTCCAGAATTTGACCAAGAGTTAAACTAATNNNNNNNNNNNNNNNNNNNNNNNNNNNNNNNNNNNNNNNNNNNNNNNNNNNNNNNNNNNNNNNNNNNNNNNNNNNNNNNNNNNNNNNNNNNNNNNNNNNNACAGCCTATACTTCATATTTCAATTGGGTGATGGCGGCTTACGGTGCTGCGATTTCTCAAGAATACCATTCGGACTATTCTACAATTGTCTCGCATCTTGCTGGTTCCTCCCTCTCCACAAATCTTACAACCCGCCTACAATGCCATGGTTGACTTGAAGAAAGTTCTGCTAAAATTGGAGGACACCGGCTTCAGCAAGATCCGGACGAAGCTCAATGCTTTGGACAACCGAAACAAAGAGGCCGTATGGAAATTCGAAGATATGCTAGAATCTCATGTGTATCAACAGATTCTTCCACAACTCCAAGATGAGAGAGATCACTTGTCTTTCTCGGTAGATCTGCAGAGTCTCCGACATAGTGTTAATTGCTTTGTGGAGAAGGTGGCGGTGATGGAGGCGGAGTTCGATATTGAACTAGTCAATATGCCTGAAGAAGAAGGCCAACCTCTTCCATCTAGAATTGATTTTGGTGGAATCGACTCAAACATGGTTGGATTATCCAAAGAATTTGATGAAGTGAAGGATGATCTTcttcaagaaaataaagtgaacTACTATGCAATCACGGGTTGGAAAGACAACATTTgctaagaaattatttgacgaTCCATCACTTAAGAGTCATTTCGAGCTTCAAGTGTGGGTTAAAGTGGGCAGAAAATGTGAATCTAATGAAATCACAAAAGGAAAACACTCGGGAGTTTTTTGGGAAATACTCAAGGaactaaatttgaaaatttttataagttatCCCACCCACCATAAACCCTCGGGgttttacaattataaaaaaaaattcaaaaaaagttttccaaaaaaataattttttaacccCGGTTCAAACAACCCCCCATTTttcctcatcaatttccaCAATCTCAACATTTCCATGGGCAACAAAGGGGGCCACATTTTTCCCCACAAAGGCCCGACTAGAAAAGGGCGGTTAAAATGTGTACAAACTTGGtgggtttgcggcccatactgACCCCAATTGTTTAACATATCCATCCCACAACCCTTTCAAGGGGGTTTACTCACAAACTGGGCACAGACACAATCTCATaaacccaaaaacaaaactttGGGCATGGCAAAAAGGTTAAACCCCCCTTATCTcccccttttcccaaaaaattgcaaaaaggggagtttaagaataaatccC is a window from the Salvia hispanica cultivar TCC Black 2014 chromosome 1, UniMelb_Shisp_WGS_1.0, whole genome shotgun sequence genome containing:
- the LOC125202331 gene encoding putative late blight resistance protein homolog R1A-10 isoform X4, with the protein product MAAYGAAISLRDTIQTILQSSRITLAPPSPQILQPAYDAMVDLQKALLKLDETSCSKIRTKVNALDERIKEAVWEFEDLLESHVYQQILPQLEGHYSFSVDLLSLRQSVDCFIQRVAVMEAEFDTELLNMPEEEGEPLSSRIDFHGIDSNMVGLSQEFENLRDYLLHKMEGKYFEITGMAGVGKTTFAKKLFDDPSLKSHFELRVWVKVGRKCECNEILRCILAQVDRDQKLTQGDEDGDKKLVGLLEERLKDKKCFIVLDDVWKWDAQVMDNLSQDNVRILITSRENLEECQIGCTLRLLNEEESKKLLGKKVFGEDGFPPHLDELGEKIAKKCEGLPLMIVIVAEFLSKEETTKEYWTEVTERQHNSVFVDAYDNIAEVLFPSYDYLPQKLKMLFLYLGAYPAYTNIHPHIILNQLSTEGFLESFGKQILGDILDGETFDYLLRECLAHLASRKCEGKSCQIARA
- the LOC125202331 gene encoding putative late blight resistance protein homolog R1A-10 isoform X6: MAAYGAAISLRDTIQTILQSSRITLAPPSPQILQPAYDAMVDLQKALLKLDETSCSKIRTKVNALDERIKEAVWEFEDLLESHVYQQILPQLEGHYSFSVDLLSLRQSVDCFIQRVAVMEAEFDTELLNMPEEEGEPLSSRIDFHGIDSNMVGLSQEFENLRDYLLHKMEGKYFEITGMAGVGKTTFAKKLFDDPSLKSHFELRVWVKVGRKCECNEILRCILAQVDRDQKLTQGDEDGDKKLVGLLEERLKDKKCFIVLDDVWKWDAQVMDNLSQDNVRILITSRENLEECQIGCTLRLLNEEESKKLLGKKVFGEDGFPPHLDELGEKIAKKCEGLPLMIVIVAEFLSKEETTKEYWTEVTERQHNSVFVDAYDNIAELSTEGFLESFGKQILGDILDGETFDYLLRECLAHLASRCFCCRA
- the LOC125202331 gene encoding putative late blight resistance protein homolog R1A-10 isoform X7; its protein translation is MAAYGAAISLRDTIQTILQSSRITLAPPSPQILQPAYDAMVDLQKALLKLDETSCSKIRTKVNALDERIKEAVWEFEDLLESHVYQQILPQLEGHYSFSVDLLSLRQSVDCFIQRVAVMEAEFDTELLNMPEEEGEPLSSRIDFHGIDSNMVGLSQEFENLRDYLLHKMEGKYFEITGMAGVGKTTFAKKLFDDPSLKSHFELRVWVKVGRKCECNEILRCILAQVDRDQKLTQGDEDGDKKLVGLLEERLKDKKCFIVLDDVWKWDAQVMDNLSQDNVRILITSRENLEECQIGCTLRLLNEEESKKLLGKKVFGEDGFPPHLDELGEKIAKKCEGLPLMIVIVAEFLSKEETTKEYWTEVTERQHNSVFVDAYDNIAEMLLLQGLS
- the LOC125202331 gene encoding putative late blight resistance protein homolog R1A-3 isoform X2, with amino-acid sequence MAAYGAAISLRDTIQTILQSSRITLAPPSPQILQPAYDAMVDLQKALLKLDETSCSKIRTKVNALDERIKEAVWEFEDLLESHVYQQILPQLEGHYSFSVDLLSLRQSVDCFIQRVAVMEAEFDTELLNMPEEEGEPLSSRIDFHGIDSNMVGLSQEFENLRDYLLHKMEGKYFEITGMAGVGKTTFAKKLFDDPSLKSHFELRVWVKVGRKCECNEILRCILAQVDRDQKLTQGDEDGDKKLVGLLEERLKDKKCFIVLDDVWKWDAQVMDNLSQDNVRILITSRENLEECQIGCTLRLLNEEESKKLLGKKVFGEDGFPPHLDELGEKIAKKCEGLPLMIVIVAEFLSKEETTKEYWTEVTERQHNSVFVDAYDNIAELSTEGFLESFGKQILGDILDGETFDYLLRECLAHLASRYHLILLNLTLHSWFSKQMCRVHSCWQHFCKKEATRIKFLHVLQSYDDVVKDQRRLCAHCISLFSFEEVCENIKNDCASNVRSLLCVGPYHEYAMPIHVMDFKLLKVLETGSVRFYHFPLEIFKLICLKYLCLTCNKDIPVSISNLFHLQFLIIYPHMKIKKHGALSCMPVEVWDMQELRYVNVWGKDLPTPDSSIAALDRLFGLYGVSAKSCTREILKRIPYLKTLEIVVELHPSDEDDDRNTLSNLGYISEELRYLEMIHYIVTYPDIKREFMVPLSMFPSSLRRLDLRGLGCPWKHMNDIGSMLPNLVHLALNGYAFRGPEWNIESGSFLKLEGVEIEDTDLVRWRAQRGSLLSLNLLSIRHCYKLQQLNWTRDPSMVATAIELVECNPLAVASAMQLKPEYMFQIRSHSSF
- the LOC125202331 gene encoding putative late blight resistance protein homolog R1A-10 isoform X8, coding for MAAYGAAISLRDTIQTILQSSRITLAPPSPQILQPAYDAMVDLQKALLKLDETSCSKIRTKVNALDERIKEAVWEFEDLLESHVYQQILPQLEGHYSFSVDLLSLRQSVDCFIQRVAVMEAEFDTELLNMPEEEGEPLSSRIDFHGIDSNMVGLSQEFENLRDYLLHKMEGKYFEITGMAGVGKTTFAKKLFDDPSLKSHFELRVWVKVGRKCECNEILRCILAQVDRDQKLTQGDEDGDKKLVGLLEERLKDKKCFIVLDDVWKWDAQVMDNLSQDNVRILITSRENLEECQIGCTLRLLNEEESKKLLGKKVFGEDGFPPHLDELGEKIAKKCEGLPLMIVIVAEFLSKEETTKEYWTEVTERQHNSVFVDAYDNIAEGLS
- the LOC125202331 gene encoding putative late blight resistance protein homolog R1A-10 isoform X1, whose protein sequence is MAAYGAAISLRDTIQTILQSSRITLAPPSPQILQPAYDAMVDLQKALLKLDETSCSKIRTKVNALDERIKEAVWEFEDLLESHVYQQILPQLEGHYSFSVDLLSLRQSVDCFIQRVAVMEAEFDTELLNMPEEEGEPLSSRIDFHGIDSNMVGLSQEFENLRDYLLHKMEGKYFEITGMAGVGKTTFAKKLFDDPSLKSHFELRVWVKVGRKCECNEILRCILAQVDRDQKLTQGDEDGDKKLVGLLEERLKDKKCFIVLDDVWKWDAQVMDNLSQDNVRILITSRENLEECQIGCTLRLLNEEESKKLLGKKVFGEDGFPPHLDELGEKIAKKCEGLPLMIVIVAEFLSKEETTKEYWTEVTERQHNSVFVDAYDNIAEVLFPSYDYLPQKLKMLFLYLGAYPAYTNIHPHIILNQLSTEGFLESFGKQILGDILDGETFDYLLRECLAHLASRYHLILLNLTLHSWFSKQMCRVHSCWQHFCKKEATRIKFLHVLQSYDDVVKDQRRLCAHCISLFSFEEVCENIKNDCASNVRSLLCVGPYHEYAMPIHVMDFKLLKVLETGSVRFYHFPLEIFKLICLKYLCLTCNKDIPVSISNLFHLQFLIIYPHMKIKKHGALSCMPVEVWDMQELRYVNVWGKDLPTPDSSIAALDRLFGLYGVSAKSCTREILKRIPYLKTLEIVVELHPSDEDDDRNTLSNLGYISEELRYLEMIHYIVTYPDIKREFMVPLSMFPSSLRRLDLRGLGCPWKHMNDIGSMLPNLVHLALNGYAFRGPEWNIESGSFLKLEGVEIEDTDLVRWRAQRGSLLSLNLLSIRHCYKLQQLNWTRDPSMVATAIELVECNPLAVASAMQLKPEYMFQIRSHSSF
- the LOC125202331 gene encoding putative late blight resistance protein homolog R1A-10 isoform X3, translating into MAAYGAAISLRDTIQTILQSSRITLAPPSPQILQPAYDAMVDLQKALLKLDETSCSKIRTKVNALDERIKEAVWEFEDLLESHVYQQILPQLEGHYSFSVDLLSLRQSVDCFIQRVAVMEAEFDTELLNMPEEEGEPLSSRIDFHGIDSNMVGLSQEFENLRDYLLHKMEGKYFEITGMAGVGKTTFAKKLFDDPSLKSHFELRVWVKVGRKCECNEILRCILAQVDRDQKLTQGDEDGDKKLVGLLEERLKDKKCFIVLDDVWKWDAQVMDNLSQDNVRILITSRENLEECQIGCTLRLLNEEESKKLLGKKVFGEDGFPPHLDELGEKIAKKCEGLPLMIVIVAEFLSKEETTKEYWTEVTERQHNSVFVDAYDNIAEVLFPSYDYLPQKLKMLFLYLGAYPAYTNIHPHIILNQLSTEGFLESFGKQILGDILDGETFDYLLRECLAHLASRKCEGKSCQIARYDLFQLY
- the LOC125202331 gene encoding putative late blight resistance protein homolog R1A-10 isoform X5; amino-acid sequence: MAAYGAAISLRDTIQTILQSSRITLAPPSPQILQPAYDAMVDLQKALLKLDETSCSKIRTKVNALDERIKEAVWEFEDLLESHVYQQILPQLEGHYSFSVDLLSLRQSVDCFIQRVAVMEAEFDTELLNMPEEEGEPLSSRIDFHGIDSNMVGLSQEFENLRDYLLHKMEGKYFEITGMAGVGKTTFAKKLFDDPSLKSHFELRVWVKVGRKCECNEILRCILAQVDRDQKLTQGDEDGDKKLVGLLEERLKDKKCFIVLDDVWKWDAQVMDNLSQDNVRILITSRENLEECQIGCTLRLLNEEESKKLLGKKVFGEDGFPPHLDELGEKIAKKCEGLPLMIVIVAEFLSKEETTKEYWTEVTERQHNSVFVDAYDNIAEVLFPSYDYLPQKLKMLFLYLGAYPAYTNIHPHIILNQLSTEGFLESFGKQILGDILDGETFDYLLRECLAHLASRCFCCRA